From Pogoniulus pusillus isolate bPogPus1 chromosome 16, bPogPus1.pri, whole genome shotgun sequence, a single genomic window includes:
- the LOC135182252 gene encoding protein disulfide-isomerase TMX3-like isoform X2, which yields MSYLWGELTIRTTVALNASNQQCLLPDRHLEKTEDMVKFMKDILDGAAEAQAGDGLLQRSKRVIYEAKAAVMVEFIAYSVR from the exons atGAGCTACCTGTGGGG CGAGCTGACCATCCGTACTACCgtcgccttgaatgcctccaaccagcagtgtttgctgccagacagacacctggagaagacagaggacatGGTTAAGTTCATGAAGGATatcttggatggtgctgctgaa gcacaggctggtgatGGACTTCTGCAACGAAGCAAGAGAGTCATCTATGAGGCCAAGGCTGCTGTAATGGTAGAGTTCATTGCTTATTCAGTGAGGTGA
- the LOC135182252 gene encoding protein disulfide-isomerase TMX3-like isoform X1 has protein sequence MSYLWGCEMHELTIRTTVALNASNQQCLLPDRHLEKTEDMVKFMKDILDGAAEAQAGDGLLQRSKRVIYEAKAAVMVEFIAYSVR, from the exons atGAGCTACCTGTGGGGGTGTGAAATGCA CGAGCTGACCATCCGTACTACCgtcgccttgaatgcctccaaccagcagtgtttgctgccagacagacacctggagaagacagaggacatGGTTAAGTTCATGAAGGATatcttggatggtgctgctgaa gcacaggctggtgatGGACTTCTGCAACGAAGCAAGAGAGTCATCTATGAGGCCAAGGCTGCTGTAATGGTAGAGTTCATTGCTTATTCAGTGAGGTGA